The following DNA comes from Bacteroidia bacterium.
TTAAACCCTTTTGATTCTGTAAAATTAGCCATAATTTTAATTTTTAATTGATTTGATTTATATAATTTAGTTGTTTGTTTATTTTGAATCTCTATTTGAACGACCTATATATGATTGTACATTTCTAAATCCAATGAATGATCTGCAAGAATCCTGATACTCATATGTACGAGCACCATTTTCAATGAAATAAGCAATATCTTTCCAAGAACCACCTCTAATCACTTTTCTTTTCAAAGTAATATCAGAACCTTCACGTGTAAATTTACCATTTTGTTGAACGTATTCTGGTATTGATATTCTATAATCACCATTTAAATCATGTGTAAAAATGTTTGAAGATATTTCAAAAGCATTTCTTGTCCATTCACTCACATTTCCAGCCATATTATACAAGCCATAATCATTCGGGAAATAAGAGTCTGCTCTAACAGGATATAAACCTCCGTCAGCACCATAATTACCACGTAAAGGCTTGAAGTTAGCTAGCATACAACCTTTTGAGTTACGTGTATATGGTCCTCCCCAAGGATATTTATTTCCAATTCTACCACCTCTTGCAGCATATTCCCATTCATATTCTGTTGGAAGTCTGTAATCTTCTGTAGGAGGTGCACCAAGACTATTCCAATAGTCTTCCTTGTAATAAGTTCTCCAATAAGAAAAAGCATTTGCCATGTGCCAGTTTACACCCACTACCGGATAGTCATCATATTTTACATGGTGAAAATAGTGACGTGCCATAGGCTCATTATATGAATAGGTAAAATCTCTAATAAAGCACAATGTATCAGGATATATTAAAGTACGTTCCTTTCTAATAAACTTCTTACGTGGTGCAGGATTGTATCTGTCTAAATTTTCAGCGTTAGTTGCTGCATCATGATAATCTATCCATTCATAGCTATAAAAAAGTTTTCTTGTGTCAATTTCTTTTTTATGTCTAAAACGCTCGTCTTCTGCCACGTACATATCTTGAACATCATCCCTTATTTCAGGATTATCAATATAAAAGCTTCTTCTAACTTCTCTCCAATTAATAAATCTTTCTCCGGTTTCTTCATCTTCTATGAAGTAGAGATCATTATCTAGCATTTCTATGGCAATCGAGTCAATCACATATTGAACAAATTGACGATATTCATTATTTGTGATTTCTGTCTCATCCATCCAAAAACCTGCAATTGTCATTTGCTTGTTAGGAGCTAAATAGCTATGAAAGATATCTTCATCGCTTTGACCGGTATTAAATGAACCGGTTGGTACATACACCATACCAAATGGAGTTGGATGGAACCATACACGCCTTCCTTGAACACCAATTACGTCACCTGTGTTTCCTGGTCCGCATCCTATGATTGAAAAGGCGCTAACCAATCCTATCATTTTTAATGAATGAATTAGCTTCATGTTTTTTGAACTATTTTCAGCAACAAATAAATTCCCCAATTTACTTGTCCACTTTGAAAATAACATCGATTTAATTTGTTTCATCTTCAGTTTCTTCAATTATTTTTATGCTGTCAGACTTACTAAACGTAGCTTTTCTTTATATATTGTCTTTGTTTTCTTTTTTTATTCTTGGCTGCTTTCTCTATCTATCCATAAAGGAGTCAAGATAGGAATAATACCTGGAGGCGGAGGAGGTACAATGACCCAACAATAGTTGGCAACAATTTCAAATGTACCATTACTTACCTTCCTTAGTCTACTTAATGTAACATCATAACTTAATCCTACCCTTACACCTTTATATTTATATCCAAACATTAA
Coding sequences within:
- a CDS encoding SUMF1/EgtB/PvdO family nonheme iron enzyme, which gives rise to MKLIHSLKMIGLVSAFSIIGCGPGNTGDVIGVQGRRVWFHPTPFGMVYVPTGSFNTGQSDEDIFHSYLAPNKQMTIAGFWMDETEITNNEYRQFVQYVIDSIAIEMLDNDLYFIEDEETGERFINWREVRRSFYIDNPEIRDDVQDMYVAEDERFRHKKEIDTRKLFYSYEWIDYHDAATNAENLDRYNPAPRKKFIRKERTLIYPDTLCFIRDFTYSYNEPMARHYFHHVKYDDYPVVGVNWHMANAFSYWRTYYKEDYWNSLGAPPTEDYRLPTEYEWEYAARGGRIGNKYPWGGPYTRNSKGCMLANFKPLRGNYGADGGLYPVRADSYFPNDYGLYNMAGNVSEWTRNAFEISSNIFTHDLNGDYRISIPEYVQQNGKFTREGSDITLKRKVIRGGSWKDIAYFIENGARTYEYQDSCRSFIGFRNVQSYIGRSNRDSK